GATGTACCCAGGACTTTTCTGAACCCTGAAAACCGCATTTTTGGGGGAAAGCGCCGCTCTGAAAGAGGTTTGCCGCTCAGGAATTTGAACCAAGTCAAATATCCCCCCGTATAACAATTCAACGAGCATCCGTAGCCATGGTGCGGACATTTCCGCCGCTGGGAGACATTTCAAGATGTCGCAAGATTTGGTCGTTCAGACCCGCAATTTGACGAAAGTTTACCGAGACTTCTGGGGTCGAAAGAAAAAGATCGCATTGAATGCGCTCGATTTCGACATCCGTCGAGGGGAAATTTTCGGGCTGCTGGGACCAAACGGTTCGGGCAAAACCACGACCATCAAACTACTGTTGGGTCTTCTGTTCCCGACGAGTGGTGAGGCGACCGTCTTCGGCGAACCGGCCGGGGATGTCAAGAAAAACGAAAAGATCGGCTACCTGCCGGAAGAATCGTACCTCTACCGCTTTTTGAACGCGGAAGAGACGCTCGACTTCTACGGTCGATTGTTCGAGATTCCGCCCGATGTCCGCCGTCGCCGAGCAGGTGAACTGATCGAGATGGTCGGTCTGGAAAAAGACAAGAAGCGCATTCTTCGTGAATATTCGAAGGGGATGCGTCAGCGTATCGGTTTGGCGCAGGCTCTCATCAATGATCCGGAACTGGTCATTCTCGACGAGCCGACTTCGGGTC
The genomic region above belongs to Telmatocola sphagniphila and contains:
- a CDS encoding ABC transporter ATP-binding protein, translated to MSQDLVVQTRNLTKVYRDFWGRKKKIALNALDFDIRRGEIFGLLGPNGSGKTTTIKLLLGLLFPTSGEATVFGEPAGDVKKNEKIGYLPEESYLYRFLNAEETLDFYGRLFEIPPDVRRRRAGELIEMVGLEKDKKRILREYSKGMRQRIGLAQALINDPELVILDEPTSGLDPLGTRWMKDLILDLKKRGKTVLMCSHRLDDVQDVCERIAILYNGDLQTLGNVSTLLEDAARVEVRATDLRLTDEIRRDLEQVIAKHGGKLETVGHPTTTLEDLFLRIVEESKNRPGRRYTGSEGGGKF